One part of the Deltaproteobacteria bacterium genome encodes these proteins:
- the rpsQ gene encoding 30S ribosomal protein S17, which translates to MIQERGIRKSRTGIVVSDKMDKTVVVQVTRLVRHPVYGKIVRRWNKFKAHDANNACRVGDKVVIVETRPLSRDKRWRVKEILEKAV; encoded by the coding sequence ATGATTCAAGAGCGGGGAATTCGCAAGAGCCGAACCGGAATAGTGGTCAGTGATAAGATGGATAAAACCGTAGTGGTCCAGGTGACCCGCCTGGTGCGTCATCCGGTTTATGGCAAGATCGTCAGACGATGGAATAAATTTAAAGCCCATGATGCGAACAATGCCTGTCGGGTAGGGGATAAGGTGGTGATCGTTGAGACCCGTCCTTTGAGTCGGGATAAGCGCTGGCGGGTTAAGGAAATTCTGGAAAAGGCAGTCTGA
- the rpmC gene encoding 50S ribosomal protein L29, which translates to MRAADLRELTEDELQIKLKELGEELFNLKFQLGSQQLENTARLRATRKDLARVKTVLREKLGHSV; encoded by the coding sequence ATGAGGGCGGCTGACTTGCGTGAACTGACCGAGGACGAACTCCAGATCAAACTCAAGGAACTCGGCGAAGAACTGTTCAATCTGAAGTTTCAACTGGGCAGTCAACAGTTAGAAAATACGGCGCGGCTCAGGGCTACCCGGAAGGATCTGGCCCGGGTCAAGACGGTTCTGCGCGAGAAACTGGGGCATTCAGTCTAA
- the rplP gene encoding 50S ribosomal protein L16, with product MLSPRRVRYRKQQKGRMRGKASRGATLAFGDYGLQALGCGRLTAQQIEAARIAITRHVKRGGKIWIRIFPDKPVTKKPAETRMGKGKGSPEGWVAVIRPGRVLYEMRGVPREVAREALHLASYKLPVPTRFIAQEEA from the coding sequence ATGTTAAGTCCAAGACGAGTACGTTATCGGAAGCAGCAAAAGGGGCGGATGAGAGGCAAGGCCAGCCGGGGTGCCACTTTGGCCTTCGGCGATTATGGCTTGCAGGCCCTGGGTTGTGGCCGATTGACGGCGCAACAGATCGAGGCGGCCCGAATTGCTATTACCCGCCACGTCAAGCGGGGTGGCAAGATCTGGATCCGCATCTTCCCAGATAAGCCGGTAACCAAAAAACCGGCCGAAACCCGGATGGGCAAAGGCAAAGGCAGTCCGGAAGGTTGGGTAGCAGTAATCCGTCCGGGACGGGTGCTTTATGAAATGCGGGGGGTACCCCGGGAAGTGGCCCGAGAGGCTCTGCATCTGGCCAGCTATAAATTGCCGGTGCCGACCAGATTTATTGCCCAGGAGGAAGCATGA
- the rpsC gene encoding 30S ribosomal protein S3: protein MGQKVHPVGFRLGNYRQWNSRWFAKNEYPDLLLEDRQIRDFIKQEKELEGAGIAAVDIERAANKVKIKIYTSRPGIVIGQKGRKIEDLRRKLEKRIGRDLIIDIQEVRKPETNAQLVAENIALQLQRRVAFRRAMKKAVGQAMKFGVQGIKVRVAGRLGGAEMARKEWYRLGRVPLHTLRADIDYGFAEAKTTYGVIGVKTWIFKGEILAEEQLIV from the coding sequence TTGGGCCAGAAAGTTCATCCGGTAGGATTCCGTCTGGGTAACTATCGGCAATGGAACTCCCGGTGGTTCGCGAAAAACGAGTATCCTGACTTATTGTTGGAAGATCGACAGATCCGTGATTTCATCAAGCAGGAGAAGGAGCTGGAGGGAGCAGGGATTGCTGCGGTAGATATTGAGCGGGCGGCCAATAAAGTCAAAATCAAGATCTATACCTCCCGGCCAGGGATCGTAATCGGCCAAAAGGGCCGGAAAATCGAAGACTTGCGGCGAAAACTGGAAAAGCGCATTGGTCGAGACTTGATCATCGATATTCAGGAGGTTCGTAAGCCTGAAACCAATGCCCAGCTAGTGGCGGAGAACATTGCCTTGCAATTGCAACGGCGGGTGGCTTTTCGCCGGGCCATGAAAAAGGCGGTTGGTCAGGCCATGAAATTCGGGGTCCAGGGGATCAAGGTCCGGGTGGCCGGCCGTCTGGGGGGCGCGGAAATGGCCCGTAAAGAGTGGTATCGGTTAGGGCGGGTGCCGCTGCATACCCTGCGGGCGGATATCGATTATGGCTTTGCCGAGGCCAAGACCACCTACGGGGTGATTGGGGTTAAGACCTGGATTTTCAAAGGTGAAATATTAGCGGAGGAACAGCTCATCGTTTAA
- the rplV gene encoding 50S ribosomal protein L22: MEVRAQSRFVRISPQKARLVTRAVKGKGVEEALAVLQFTPQKAARLVRKVVESAVANAGQHSQIDVDTLYIKKIWVDGGPTLRRFRPRAMGRATRILKRSSHITVVLDERL, from the coding sequence ATGGAAGTACGTGCACAATCGCGATTTGTTCGGATCTCTCCTCAGAAGGCCCGGTTGGTGACCCGCGCCGTCAAGGGCAAGGGAGTCGAGGAAGCCCTGGCCGTCTTGCAATTTACTCCCCAAAAAGCCGCCCGGCTGGTCCGCAAAGTAGTGGAATCGGCCGTGGCCAATGCCGGTCAACATAGCCAGATTGATGTTGATACCCTGTATATTAAAAAAATCTGGGTAGATGGCGGTCCCACCCTGAGGCGCTTTCGGCCCCGGGCCATGGGTCGAGCCACGCGGATTTTGAAAAGATCCAGCCATATTACCGTAGTGCTGGACGAAAGATTATAA
- the rpsS gene encoding 30S ribosomal protein S19, with product MPRSLKKGPYIQPCLLEKVMKANETKDRRPIKTWSRRSTITPDFVGLTLAVHNGKKFIPVFVTENMVGHKLGEFAPTRTFYGHAGSKKTRIKGKG from the coding sequence GTGCCGCGGTCACTTAAGAAAGGCCCTTATATCCAGCCCTGTCTGCTGGAAAAGGTAATGAAAGCCAATGAAACCAAGGACCGGAGGCCTATAAAGACCTGGTCCCGACGGTCGACCATTACTCCGGATTTTGTAGGCTTAACCCTGGCAGTGCATAACGGCAAAAAATTTATTCCGGTCTTTGTTACCGAAAATATGGTAGGTCATAAACTGGGAGAATTTGCTCCCACCCGTACTTTTTATGGCCACGCCGGGAGCAAGAAGACCAGGATCAAAGGCAAAGGTTAA